TCATGTCAGCAGAAACGAAAGGGAGTTGGCCGCGCATTCCGCTCTCGTGTTACGTCTCTTTGTCTTTCGTGTGTACGCGGCCCGGCACACGCCGCCGCTCAGGGAAGCGGTACGGTCCCGTCCGAAGGCTCGGGTGCGGGGCTGTCGAGCTGGTCGCGGAGGTAGTTCCAGATGACGGCCAGCAGCGCGGCGACGGGCACCGCCAGCAGGCTGCCCACCACACCGGCCAGGTTGCCGCCCAGCACCACCACCATGAGGACCACGCCCGCGTGCAGTCCGAGTCCTCGGCTCTGGATCATCGGCTGGAAGACGTTGCCCTCCAGCTGCTGGACCACCACGATGATCGCCAGAACGATCAGGGCGTCCGCGAAGCCGTTCGACACCCAGGCGATGAGCACGCAGACGAAGCCCGCGAACAGGGCTCCGACGATCGGTACGAACGCGGAGACGAACGTCAGCACGACCAGCGGCAGCACCAGCGGCACGCCCAGGATCCACAGGCCGATGCCGATGAACACGGCGTCCAGGAGCCCCACCAGGGCCTGCGACCGTACGAAGGTGCCCAGGGTGCGCCAGCACCGCTTGGCCACGACCGGGAGGTCGGTGGCGGCCCGGCCCGGAAGCTGGCGGGCCAGCCACGGCAGGAAGCGCGAGCCGTCCTTGAGGAAGAAGAACATCAGGAACACCGCGAGGACCGCGGTGACCAGACCGTTGACCACGGTGCTGACACCGGTTCCGAAGGCGGTGAGCACACTGCCCGCACTGTCCTGGATGCGCTTGACCGCTTCGTCGAGCGCGCTGGTGATCTGGTCGTCACCGATGTTCAGCGGCGGCCCCGAGGCCCATTCCCGCACCTGCTGGATGCCTGCGACCACGCTGTCGCTGAGCTGCCCCGCCTGGGACGCCACCGGCATCGCGATCACCGTCACGACGCCCGCGACGACCAGCAGGAAGACCAGCGTGACCAGTCCCGCGGCCGGGGCCGGACGCCAGCCGTGCCGACGCAGGAAGCGCGCGGGCGGCCAGGTGAGGGTGGTGAGGAGGAGGGCCACGACGATCGGCCAGAACACCGACCACATCTGCCCCACCAGCCACAGCACTGCTGCGACTGTTACCAGGACCAGCAGCAGATCCAGAGATATACGGGCCACCCGTCGGAGAGCGGCGGCGGATTTCACAGAACTCAACATGCCGGACATTCTGTCAGCCATAAATGGCCATTGCTGACGCGAAGTTGACTGCCCGGCCGCACGGCTGACTGCCCGGCCTCACGCCTCGGCGAGCAGCGGGTCGAACGGGGTGGTGCGCTGACGGCCCGACATGAACGCGAGGAACTCCTTCACGAAGGCGCTGCGGGTGTACGTCGCACCGTCGGCCCCCGTGGCCTCGCGGTGGAACGCGGTGCGGAACAGGGCCCGGTACTCGTCGGCGTCGATGTGCTGGCTGCCGTCCTTGTCGGTCACGTCGAAGAGGACCTCGGCCACCCTGATGAGCGCGGGCCCGGCGAGGGAGGGCGCGGCGGCGGCGTACTCCTGGGCGCTGACGCTGCCGTCGCCGTCGGTGTCGAGGGCCGCCTGGAGCTCCCGCCACCAGTCCGCGAACGCCTGGTAGAGCCGGGTCTCCTCGGGTTCGTCCAGGTCCAGACGGCTCGCGAGCTCGCGGGCCATGGCGGCGAGATCCGGCCAGTCCAGGGAGCCGTTGCCGGTCTGGTCCAGCACCTGCCGGAAGAAGTCCTCCGCGTCGTGCCGGTGCGCGGTCGCGGTCGGCGGCGTCGCGTACCCGGTGGGCGTCGCGTACCCGGTGGGTTCCGGCCGGTCGGGAAGCGGGGAGAGGAGCCTGAGCAGGGCACCGGCCCGCTTCACCCGGGAGTGCAGGGCCGCGACGGTGCGGGCGCGCGGGTCGTCGCTGTCGGGTGTCAGGGAGAGCAGGCTGATGACGTTCTCCGGCGCGATCCAGCGCGCGGGCAGGAAGCGGGTCAGCCCGACGGCCAGGTAGGCGCCCTGCATCAGGGTGTGCGCGCCGGGCATCTCGGGCAGCCCCGCGCGACGGCGGAAGGGCTCGGGGAGCGAAGCCACGGCGATCGCCCCGACGACGGGGGCGACCAGGGCCCGGCCCGTCGCCCACAGGGTGGGCAGGCCGCTCAGCAGCGGGGGAGCGGGGAGGTGGTCGAAGAGCTTGTACAGGATGACGCGCATCGCCTCCGTGTTCTCCAGCTCCTCGGCCACCACCTTGTCGTAGTACGGCCAGAACGCGGTGAGGGTCTCGGGCAGGTGGCCGGGCTCGTCGCCCATTTCGCCGAGCATGTCCTGGAACTCGGCGTACAGCTCCTCCATGAACTCCTGCTCCAGGGGCTGCCCGCTCAGCCGGAACATCGTGACGGAGCTTTCGAAGAGGGTGGCCACCACCCAGGCGCGCGCACCGGGGTCCATGGCGTCGTACGGCCGGTTCCTGGCGTCGGTCCCCTTCAGCCGGGCGTGCATGCGGTTCAGCCGCGCCGCCTCGCGCTCCCGCGTCTGCTCGTCGGCCCCGACCATGCGCTGCATGCTGAGGAAGGTGTTGCGCAGGCGCCGCCACGGGTGGGCGACGAACGTGGAGTTCTCGATGAGGGCCGCGCCGATCGCCGGGTGCGCGGCTTCCAGCACCGTCGCCCGGATCATGGCCAGGGCCCACCGGGGGTCGTCGAAGAACGAGGCGAACCGCGAGTCCGGACTTGCCGGAGGGCCGCTTCGGGTACCGGAAGGGGGTGTGTCCTGGAGGGTCACGGTCGGGTCGCTCCGATCTCGTTCGGCAGCACGCCGCCGAAGCGGCGGTCGCGCAGCCGGTAGGCGTGCAGGGATGCGAGGAAGTGGGAGGCGCGGAAGTCGGGCCACAGGACGGGCGGGAAGACCCACTCGGCGTAGGCGACCTGCCAGAGCATGAAGTTGGAGATGCGCTGCTCGCCGGAGGTGCGGATCACCAGGTCCACGTCGGGCGTGTCCGGATACGGAAGGTGGTCCGCGAAAGTCTGCTCGGTGACGGCGTCGGCCGGGGTCCCACTGCGCAGGAGCGAGCGCGCGGCCTCGACGATGTCCCGGCGTCCGCCGTGGTCGAAGGCCACGGTCAGGGTCATGCCCCGGTTGTCGCCCGTCAGCGTCATCAAGTCGTCGAAGTCCTGGGCCAGTGCGACGGGAATGCGCGGATCGCTCACGCCGAGGAAGCGGCAGCGGATGCCCCGTGCGTGCAGGAAGAACGCGTGCTTGCGCACCACGCGCCGCACCAACCGCATCAGGAAGTCGACCTCGTTGCTCGGCCGTCCCCAGTTCTCGGTGGAGAACGCGTACAGGCTCAGCCACCCCACTCCGGCCGATCGCGCCGCCTCGATGACGTCGATCACGGCTGCCTCCGCGGCGCTGTGCCCGAAGGTCCGCGGCTGCGAACGCGACTGCGCCCACCTGCCGTTGCCGTCCATGACGCAGGCGACGTGCCGAGGCACCCGACGCTGCCCGCCGGTCTCCCCGTACCGAGGATCCGAGGCGGAGGAGGGGCTCCCCCGATCAGCTTCCTGCTGCATGTCCATGCCCTTCCCGCACGCGGAGCGACGCGGTGTGCTGTGCTGTGCTGTGTGAGCTGACCTGATCAACACGAACAGCGTGCCACCGAATCACCACATGGAGTAAGGGGTACCCGATGGGTTCACTCTGTGAACACCCGTTCGGGGAACGGGCATTCCGGTTGACCGGGCCGGGGTGGGGCGGACGCCTTCGGGACGTGCCGGGCCACCCGGGCCGGTGACCGTCGGGCAAGGCGTCTGCGCCAGCAGCAGTGCCAAGTCCCCGTCCGTCGTCGTCAGGCCCTTGGCGTACGCGTCCAGCGCGAGGTGTCCGCCGCCCGGGCGGAGGCGACACCGGCGAAGAGCCCGAAGGGGGGTCGGCGAGACCGCCGTCGGCGATCCGGAGGGCCTCGCGGAACAGTGGGTGACCGGCGGCCTCACGCACCCGGTCGGCGGACACGGGGGCACTCTCGACGTGTCCCGATTTCGGACGATCTGTCCGGTCAGCCGGTGAGCGGCAGCTTCGCGAGACCCCGCCAGCCGTCGGGCGTGAGGGTGACCACGTGCACGGTGGAGACCTCGGTACGGATCGGCAGGCGGCCGGTGACGCGGTGCGCGATGTCGGCGGCCGTGTCGGCGTCGGCGTCCAGTGCCACGGTGACGTGCACCGGCGGATCCTGCCCGAACCGGCCCCCGTACGGGACCTGTTCGGGGAACGCGGTGCGCACGGCGGTGGCCAGGGCGTGCAGTTCGGGCACCGGGACGCCGACGAACCCACCGGTCCGCTCGGCCTCGGCCAGCAGGACCGGAATCCGGTCTGCTCCCGCCGCGCCCCGCACCAGTGCGTTCCGCAGCCGGTCCAGCTCCGCCGCACCGATCCGCCCGGCGGCCAGCCACGGATAGAGCAGCGCCGCGTGTGCCGGGACACCCGGTCGCACCGCGCGGGCGTCCACCCCGGCGGCGAGGTCCAGCAGAGGGTCGGCTTCCGGCAGAAGTGCCAGGACGGCCGTGGTTCCCGGTGTGGGCATCGCCGTCCTCACCCGCTTTCCGCGTCGCGGCCCGCCATGACGTCGCGCCGAAGTCCGAGTACCGCCTCCGCCGTCTCCTCTGCGGTGAGTCCGGTGGAGTCGAGGACGTTGTCCTCGTGGGGGCCGAGGTCGGCGAAACCGTCGTAGATCTGGCCGAGTACCTCCCGGTCGGTGAGCGGGTGCTGGGAGCGGGACGTCCCTCGGTCGAGCGCGGTCTGCCGGTCGGGCCGCAGCACCACGTACGTCAGCCCGACCCCCGCGGCCTTCGCCGCCTCCTCGTACGCCTCCAGGAACCACGGCCCGATCACCCCGTCCACCACCGTGTGATAGCCCCCTGCGGCGTATCCGGCGGCCGCCCGGGCGGTCACCCCGGTGACGGTCTCGTTCTGCGCGTGTGCCCCCGGCAGGTACGGCGCCACCGCACCCTGCTTGATCGCCGCGTAGAAGTCGTCCGTGTGCAGATGCACACTGGGCGAGAGCATGCTCTCGGCCAGGATGCGCGCGACGGTCGTCTTCCCCGACCCCGAGGGCCCACTCACCAGAATGATCTCCATTCCCCTCACCCTAGGTGAGCCGGGCCCGGTGGTCGGAGCCACGGGGGAACCCGGGCGTCTCGGACGGGCTTCGTCACGGGCCGGGATGCGACCCGGGCACACTCAAAACGTGCCGACGCCTTCGGCCCACCGCGAGGGTGGCGACGGCGGCCACCGCGAAGGAGAGCAGGGAAGCGCTCATCCAGGGCTGGACGGTGAGACCCACGGTGTCCTGGAGCCAGGCCCAGAAGTCGGACCAGCCCGCGATCTTCGTGGGGGCGATCAGCTGGTAGGCGGCGAAGCCGAGTGCCCAGGGCACGAGCATGACCCAGCGGGTGGGGGCCTGCTCGGAGACGTCCCAGGTGCGGTGGCCGCCGAGGACGAAGAAGTCCACGACCAGGACGGCGAACATCGGGATGAAGACCGCGCCGATCAGGTAGAGGAAGCTGGCGTAGCTGTCCATGTTCACCAGGAGCGCCAGACCGGTGGCCAGGCTGCCGCTGATCAGGCACAGGACGCGGCGGTCGGCCCGGGGCAGCAGGTTCTGGGCGGAGACCGCGGTGGAGTACACGTTCGCGAAGGACTGGTCGACCTCGCGCAGCACCAGGACACCGAAGCAGACCACGCCGACGCTGGTGGCGGTGAAGGGGTCGAAGACCTTGTACGGGTCGGTGCTGTCGAACGCGATCATGGCGAGGGCGGCCACGCCGAGGACCGAGCCCGCGATGCCCGCGAGGGTCTGGCCGACGACCAGGCCGCCGAACGCCTCCTTCTCGCTGCGGGAGTGCCGCGCGTAGTCGGCGACCAACGGCAGCCAGGAGATCGATACGGCGATCACGCTGTCGGCCGCGAACCAGAAGTCCTTCCAGGAGCCGCCCTCCATCGGGATGCCGCGCCCCGCCAGGTCCCAGCCCAGGTAGAGGATGGCCAGGACGACGGCGACGGTGACGTAACGGCGGATGATGCGCAGGGCGCCCAGCGGGCGGAGCGTGAGCGCGGTCGTCACCGCGCCCGCGACGAGCACGTACAGCCAGCCGGGTCCCGGGTCGCCGAAGACCTGACGGGCCAGGATCTTCAGGCCGGTGGAGATGACGACCAGCTCGAAGACGGCCCAGCCGACCATCTGGAGCACGTTGAGGACGGTCGGCAGGTAGGACGCCTTCGCGCCGAACAGGCCGCGCAGCAGGACCATCGAGGGCGCGCCGGTGCGGGCCCCGGTGATGGCGGCGAGGCCGAGGGCGGCGGTGCCGATCAGGGTGCCGACGACGGACGCGGTGACGGCGGCGGCGAACGACAGGGTCGGACTGCCGGTGCCCAGCGGGTCCAGGACGACCAGCATGCCGCTGAAGCCGAGCAGGCTGACGCCCAGGTTGGCCCAGAAGGCGCCCTGGTCGAGGCCGGTCAGGACCTTGGGCGTGGGCTGGCCGAGGGTGAGCGGAGCCTCGTTCGCCGGGGCCGGTCTCGGGGTGGTGGGTTCGACGCCGGTCGTCACTTCGCGGGCTCCGAAACCTGGGCGGGAGCGGTGTCGAAGGGCCAGGACTCCATCCGCCAGGCGGCGTCCCAGAACATCCACTCCCAGGTGGACGCGGTCGTGAAGGCCGTGCGCATCCGGGCGCGGGTGGCCGGGTCGACCTGGTCCGCGAGCCGGTTGACGATCTGTCGGGCGTGCTCGGTGGCGGCTTCGAACTCCTCGTCGGCGTACGTGCCGATCCAGTCGCCGTACGGGTGGGCGGCGAGGTCACCGGCCTGTTCGAGGAGCGCCCGGCCCACCTCCGCGTAGATCCAGAAGCAGGGCAGGACCGCGGCGGCCAGCTCGGGGTAGCCCTGGGTGTGGGCGACGGACAGCAGGTAGGAGGTGTATCCGGTGCAGGTGGGGGAGGGTGTCCAGGCGTCGACGTCGACGACGTTGCTCTCGTGCAGGGAGCTCTCGACGACGACGGCGTCGTGGGCGGACTTCGCGAAGAACGCGATGTCCTGCGGCCGGTCCGCCTTCGCGGCGGCGCTGGCCAGCGCGCGGGCGTAGTCGCGCAGGTAGTGGGCGTCCTGGGCCAGGTAGTGGACGAACTTCTCCCGGTCCAGGGTGCCGTCGCCGAGGCCCGTGACGAACGGCAGCTTGTCGATGGCCGTACGTATCCCGGCCGTGTCGGTCCACAGCTCGTCGCAGAAGGTCGTGGTCATGCAGATCAGCTCCAGTACGGGTGGAAGTGGTGGACGGGACCGTGGTCGCTGCCGACCCGCGGGGTGTCGGCAGCGCGCAGAGCCCCCGTCAGGTGCTCCTGCGCGGCGCGGACGGCGGTCTGCCAGTCGTCGCGCTGCGAGCGGTCGCGCGGCACCGCCACCGCGTCGGTGGCGAGGAGGCGGTGGCCGCTGGTCGAGACCATCACGGGGGCGAGGACGACGTACCGGGGACGGTGCCGCTCCAGGGCGTCCGCGACGGCTGCCGCGACGACGGCGTCCACCGGGACGTCGGCGAAGAGTGTGTGGAGCTGTTCGGTGACGAACGCCGCGGGTACGGCATGGATATGGATGCCGGTGACGCCCTGGAGGCAGCATCCATCGTCAACACCCTTCCTACGCCGGCATTACCCGGTCCAGGTTCATGCGGTCGGCGGCAAGGGGAGAAACTCCCGTCCGCCCTCTCAGCCCGGCTACTCCCGAGCTCCCGCGGTGGTCGTCACGCAATGTACCCCCCTCAGGCCGAGTCCTTCGTACCGAGGTGGGTGAACAAGTCCGCCACCAGAGGCGCCATGTGCTCCTCAAGATAGAAGTGCCCGCCAGGGAAGGAACGTGTGACGAAGGCCGACCGGGTCACCTCGGACCACGCCTTCGCCCCGTCCTCGTCCACCCTGTCGTCCCGGTCCCCGTAGTAGGCGCAGACGGGAATGTCCAGAGGCGGCGACGGTACCGCTGCCGTGTACCGCTCGATGAGGCGGTAGTCGGCCCGTATCTGCGGCAGCAGCAGTTCCCGCAGCTCCTTGTTGGCGAGGGCCTTCGCGGTCGAGCCGCTCATGGCGGCGAGCTCCTCGACCAGCTTCTCGTCGGTCGCGTCGGCGAGCCCTCGGGAACGGTTCTTGCCCGGCCCCGCTCTGCCGGAGACGAACAGCGCACGGGGCCCGACCGCGCCGGGCGCCGCCGCCAGGCGTACCGCGACCTCGAACGCGACGG
This window of the Streptomyces sp. NBC_00237 genome carries:
- a CDS encoding 2'-5' RNA ligase family protein, producing the protein MPTPGTTAVLALLPEADPLLDLAAGVDARAVRPGVPAHAALLYPWLAAGRIGAAELDRLRNALVRGAAGADRIPVLLAEAERTGGFVGVPVPELHALATAVRTAFPEQVPYGGRFGQDPPVHVTVALDADADTAADIAHRVTGRLPIRTEVSTVHVVTLTPDGWRGLAKLPLTG
- a CDS encoding AAA family ATPase, whose protein sequence is MEIILVSGPSGSGKTTVARILAESMLSPSVHLHTDDFYAAIKQGAVAPYLPGAHAQNETVTGVTARAAAGYAAGGYHTVVDGVIGPWFLEAYEEAAKAAGVGLTYVVLRPDRQTALDRGTSRSQHPLTDREVLGQIYDGFADLGPHEDNVLDSTGLTAEETAEAVLGLRRDVMAGRDAESG
- a CDS encoding thioesterase II family protein, with translation MNARPQGTSASPWFRLIRGGGAPRLRLVCFPHAGGAANFFRSWAPLVPDDVELLAVRYPGREDRIFDPPVERMEELADSLADACASLASSPLAFFGHSMGASVAFEVAVRLAAAPGAVGPRALFVSGRAGPGKNRSRGLADATDEKLVEELAAMSGSTAKALANKELRELLLPQIRADYRLIERYTAAVPSPPLDIPVCAYYGDRDDRVDEDGAKAWSEVTRSAFVTRSFPGGHFYLEEHMAPLVADLFTHLGTKDSA
- the tenA gene encoding thiaminase II, producing the protein MTTTFCDELWTDTAGIRTAIDKLPFVTGLGDGTLDREKFVHYLAQDAHYLRDYARALASAAAKADRPQDIAFFAKSAHDAVVVESSLHESNVVDVDAWTPSPTCTGYTSYLLSVAHTQGYPELAAAVLPCFWIYAEVGRALLEQAGDLAAHPYGDWIGTYADEEFEAATEHARQIVNRLADQVDPATRARMRTAFTTASTWEWMFWDAAWRMESWPFDTAPAQVSEPAK
- a CDS encoding cytosine permease, which gives rise to MTTGVEPTTPRPAPANEAPLTLGQPTPKVLTGLDQGAFWANLGVSLLGFSGMLVVLDPLGTGSPTLSFAAAVTASVVGTLIGTAALGLAAITGARTGAPSMVLLRGLFGAKASYLPTVLNVLQMVGWAVFELVVISTGLKILARQVFGDPGPGWLYVLVAGAVTTALTLRPLGALRIIRRYVTVAVVLAILYLGWDLAGRGIPMEGGSWKDFWFAADSVIAVSISWLPLVADYARHSRSEKEAFGGLVVGQTLAGIAGSVLGVAALAMIAFDSTDPYKVFDPFTATSVGVVCFGVLVLREVDQSFANVYSTAVSAQNLLPRADRRVLCLISGSLATGLALLVNMDSYASFLYLIGAVFIPMFAVLVVDFFVLGGHRTWDVSEQAPTRWVMLVPWALGFAAYQLIAPTKIAGWSDFWAWLQDTVGLTVQPWMSASLLSFAVAAVATLAVGRRRRHVLSVPGSHPGP
- the uppS gene encoding polyprenyl diphosphate synthase codes for the protein MQQEADRGSPSSASDPRYGETGGQRRVPRHVACVMDGNGRWAQSRSQPRTFGHSAAEAAVIDVIEAARSAGVGWLSLYAFSTENWGRPSNEVDFLMRLVRRVVRKHAFFLHARGIRCRFLGVSDPRIPVALAQDFDDLMTLTGDNRGMTLTVAFDHGGRRDIVEAARSLLRSGTPADAVTEQTFADHLPYPDTPDVDLVIRTSGEQRISNFMLWQVAYAEWVFPPVLWPDFRASHFLASLHAYRLRDRRFGGVLPNEIGATRP
- a CDS encoding AI-2E family transporter encodes the protein MSGMLSSVKSAAALRRVARISLDLLLVLVTVAAVLWLVGQMWSVFWPIVVALLLTTLTWPPARFLRRHGWRPAPAAGLVTLVFLLVVAGVVTVIAMPVASQAGQLSDSVVAGIQQVREWASGPPLNIGDDQITSALDEAVKRIQDSAGSVLTAFGTGVSTVVNGLVTAVLAVFLMFFFLKDGSRFLPWLARQLPGRAATDLPVVAKRCWRTLGTFVRSQALVGLLDAVFIGIGLWILGVPLVLPLVVLTFVSAFVPIVGALFAGFVCVLIAWVSNGFADALIVLAIIVVVQQLEGNVFQPMIQSRGLGLHAGVVLMVVVLGGNLAGVVGSLLAVPVAALLAVIWNYLRDQLDSPAPEPSDGTVPLP
- a CDS encoding oxygenase MpaB family protein, with protein sequence MTLQDTPPSGTRSGPPASPDSRFASFFDDPRWALAMIRATVLEAAHPAIGAALIENSTFVAHPWRRLRNTFLSMQRMVGADEQTREREAARLNRMHARLKGTDARNRPYDAMDPGARAWVVATLFESSVTMFRLSGQPLEQEFMEELYAEFQDMLGEMGDEPGHLPETLTAFWPYYDKVVAEELENTEAMRVILYKLFDHLPAPPLLSGLPTLWATGRALVAPVVGAIAVASLPEPFRRRAGLPEMPGAHTLMQGAYLAVGLTRFLPARWIAPENVISLLSLTPDSDDPRARTVAALHSRVKRAGALLRLLSPLPDRPEPTGYATPTGYATPPTATAHRHDAEDFFRQVLDQTGNGSLDWPDLAAMARELASRLDLDEPEETRLYQAFADWWRELQAALDTDGDGSVSAQEYAAAAPSLAGPALIRVAEVLFDVTDKDGSQHIDADEYRALFRTAFHREATGADGATYTRSAFVKEFLAFMSGRQRTTPFDPLLAEA
- a CDS encoding bifunctional hydroxymethylpyrimidine kinase/phosphomethylpyrimidine kinase — protein: MHIHAVPAAFVTEQLHTLFADVPVDAVVAAAVADALERHRPRYVVLAPVMVSTSGHRLLATDAVAVPRDRSQRDDWQTAVRAAQEHLTGALRAADTPRVGSDHGPVHHFHPYWS